Below is a genomic region from Laspinema palackyanum D2c.
GTTTAATACAAAACATCTATCCTCCTCAAACCCTATGCCGCCAAGCACCCAAAACCATTGATGCCGAACTGTACTGGAAATTCACCCTAGACTATGGAACCCTGTCCCGACCTGCCTATCTAGCATCAGTAGAAGGGGGAAGGTTTTGCCAGGGCGTCGCTGTGATTACTCCAGATAATTACCTGTTATCTGATGCGTCAATTTACATGAGAATTGACCCAAATAAGCCTGAAAAACATCCAATCTTCCACCAAGAGATTCCTTCACCTACCTACCTAGATAAAACGGTTGCTGTATTAAGTTCTGCCGGTGCGAACACGTTTTTTCACTGGATCGTCGATGTTTTACCTCGATATGCCCTACTGCGGCGATCGCCAGATTGGTTTGAAGACATCGATTATTTTATCGTCAATGACCTAGCCCATGCCTTTCAGCGCGACTCACTCAATCTTCTCAACATTCCCCAAGAGAAAATTATCACCGCAGCAGATTACCCTCACCTACAAGCGAAACGTTTGCTAGTGCCCTCCTTTGTTCGTCACCAAACCTGTAACATTGGGAACTGGGTCTTTGATTTTCTCAGGCAAGAATTAGTCCCCCAGTCAATTCTTGATTCTGATGACTCTCAAAAAACCCGACGTCTCTACATTAGCCGCAACAAAGCCAGCAGCCGACGGCTTCTCAATGAAGAGGTAATATTTGATAGATTGCAACCCAAAGGATTTGAAAAAGTTTTTTTAGAAGACTATTCCCTATCCGAGCAAATCGAGTTATTTGCCACCGCTAACTGTGTAGTTGCCCCTCATGGTGCTGGACTTACAAATCTCATTTTTTGTCCTAAAAACACTAAAGTATTAGAGATTTATTCCCCCAATTATGTTAGTGTCAGTTATTGGAACATTTCCAATCAAGTTGGCTTAGATTATTATTACCTATTTGGGTCAGGTGAACGACCCAAGCCATTTGAAGATCCTCACCTCAGACTAGAGGACATTCAGGTAAACATTCCTGAATTTGAAGCCATGCTGAAGCAAATGCAACTTGAATAGCTTTTTTATTTTCCCCCTCTGTTCTCCCCCTAGGACTGAAACTTGTCCGCTCAATCTGTGGTGGTCATCAAAATGACGAGTCTACTCTTGAATGATCACCGCTCCCTCCAGAACTTTGTCGGGCAGGCAACCATGAGTGCCTTAACAGATATGGTTTCCAAGGCTGCACCCGCAAAAAAAACTTATTACAGTTAAACATTAAGAACTCAAGACCCTATATATAGCGGGTCTAAATCAATTTGCTATAACAATAGCGAGCAAGATGCTGGCACTCCAAGGGGAACGGCTGTTGGATCCATTGTCAAAATGATTTAGGTTCGCTCTATGAGTTCCTGTCGCTGCACTATGCCTGCCTGTCGGCTCACCTGGACATCACCCAGAAACTTAACAAAATTTAATCAATTAGGCTATACTGTAGCCTGGATATATCAAAATGATATAAATGCTTGAACTCTCTGCTTTAGGACTGCTGCAGCGCCATCCCTTACATGGCTACAGGTTGAAGCAAGAACTGGAGCTATTTATGAGTAGCTGCATGAGCGTCAACTATGGAGCCATTTACCCCTTGCTGAAACGCTTGGAGGAACGGGGTTACATTGCTGCGATCGCCCGGGAATCTGGAGACGCAGGTCCCAGTCGCACGATTTATGGCATTACTCCCAGTGGGTGCGATCGCTGGCGGCAGAAAATGCTCGAACATCCCCAGGATAGCTGGGTGAAAAGTCGCGCTCGTTTTGCGATTAAATGTTTCTTTTTCAGCGATTTAGAACCGGAGGCGAGGCTGGAATTAATGGAACATCGTTTAGTGCTTTGTCGCGCTCGATACAAAAGTTTCAGCGAAAAACCTTTGCCGGAGGATTCCTATCAAGTCGCTGTCTGGAATCGACATCTGGATGTTCTCAAATCAGAAATAAAATGGGTGCAAGAACAAATTGCCATTGAGGTGCAACAGTCGGGACATGGGGATAGGGGGAAAGCAAAGGGAGGGGCAAATCACTTAGGCGATCGCTAAGTTTCGTCATCGGTTTAAATCCCTTAATTAATACATCCCCCATAAAACTTTAACTTATTGATTAAAAAGTCGAACAAAAACAGGGAAAAACATGAAATCAACAAACCCTTCCAATGGAGAACTGGAAACTAAAGAACCCGTAAATTCTGTTCCTCCCGAAAGCGAATTAGAGCAACAGCAAGACAAACCGTTACGAGGTAAAAAGCGCCGGTTTAAATGGAGCAGCAGGCGGGGCCGATCGCTCGCTTCTGCTCTGTTTTTCCTCATCTTAGTCGCCGGGGGTGGCGCTGGCTGGTATTTCTGGCAATGGCGGCAAACCGCAATGGCGAGTAGCGAACAGCAAGGCGCACCCCAACGGCCCCAAGGGGTGGCGGTGCGATTAGCGACCGTGGAAATGACTACTTTAAGGGAGACATCAGAGTTTGTCGGGACCCTAGAGGCACAACAGGCAGCAGTGGTGCGCCCAGAAATGGCGGGAAGGGTGAGTCAGATTAATGTCAAAGCGGGGGATAAAGTCTCCCGAGGGGATATTATTGCCCGGATTGATACTCGGGAAATTGAAGCCAGACTCCGCCAAGCACAGGCGGCACAAGCTCGGGCGCAATCTCGGGTTGCAGAATTACAAGCGGGAACCCGACCCGAGGAAATTGCTCAAGGAGAGGCCCGTTTAGCCGCAGCGGAGGCCCGATTGGCGGAGGTGCTGGCGGGGACTCGTCCAGAAGAGATTGCTCAGGCACAAGCGCGTTTGCGGCAAGCGGAGGCGCGACTGGCTCAATTGCGCGCGGGGACTCGTCCGGAAGAGATTGCCCAAGCGGAGGCTCGGTTACAACAGGCGAAATCGGGTCTGGAATCCTTACGGGCGGGGAGTCGCGGGGATGAAATCGCCCAAGCTCAAGCCCAAATTGCGGATGCTCAGGCGCGGGTGGAGTTAACCACGGAACGGGTGGAACGGAATCGGGAGTTAGCGGATCAAGGGGCAATTTCCCGCGATCGCTTTGATGAAGTGGTTACGGAAAGCCGACGCGCCCAAGCGGATTTACAGCGCTTTCGCCAACGGGTGGAGGAGTTGGAAAAGCAGCGTCAAGAGGACATTATTGGCGCTGAATTACAAGTGACGGAAGCGGAACAAGCATTAGCCCAGCAGCAACGGGGGGCGCGTCCCGAAGAAATTGCTCAGGCTCAAGCGGAGGTGGCGGAAGCCCAGCAACTGCTGAATCAGCGAGAAAATGGCGCACGTCCGGAAGAGATTGCCCGCGCAGAAGCGGAAGTTGAAGAAACAAGGCAAGAGTTACGACAATTAGAGAATGGGACCCGACCCGAGGAGATTGACCAAGCTCAGGCACAAGTGGCGGAGGCGATCGCCCAAGTGAGAGCGTTGGAGGTGCAGTTACAAGATGCCAATGTCGTCGCACCCTTTGAGGGAATTGTGGGCGATATTCCAGCGAAAGTGGGAGATGTCGTCAGTATCGGGCAGGAATTAACGACGTTGACCCAAAATGATGCTTTGGAATTGCGGCTGTCGATTCCCCTGGAACGGGGGGCGGATCTGAAGTTAGGGATGCCGGTGGAAATTACCGATGCCAATGGACAACCCTTGTCTGTGGGGAAGGTGAGTTTTGTTTCTCCCACGGTGAATTCCGATTCCCAAACGATTTTAGCTAAGGCCAGTTTTGCCAATCAAGGACAACTGCGCGATCGCCAGTTTGTGCGGGCTAAGTTGGTTTGGGACGAACGGAACAATCGGATTGTGGTACCCACGACGGCAATTACCTTCCAAGGGGAGGAGCGCTTTATCTTTGTGGCGCGAGGGGAGGACCCGGTGACGGCGGAACGAGTGGCGGTAACCCTGGGATTGGTCCAAGGCGATCGGGCGGAAGTGATTGAAGGACTGGCAAACGGCGATCGCATCGTCATTTCCGGTTTACAACGCCTCTCGGATGGGGATCAGATTCGTCCCCTTGTCGATGAACCACCCTCCGCGAATCCCGAGTCTTCCCCGAAGGCAGCACCCTCGCCCTAAGCATCGGTGAGTTGATAAAAGTGAGAGTGAAAAATTTTGAACCTTTCTCTCACTTTAAATAGTTCAGGAACTAGCCCTAATTGTCGCGAATCCCTAACGCTAATGTTTACTACTTTTTTTGTCAAACGCCCGGTTTTCGCCTCCGTCTGTTCCCTGTTAATTATCATAATTGGGTTAGTCGGTTATACAAGATTGCCGGTGCAGGAATTTCCCAGCATTGATCCGCCTGTTGTGACGGTATCCACGGTGTATCCCGGTGCCAGTCCCCTCGTGGTAGAAACCGAAGTCACCGAAATTTTAGAAGGTCAACTGAATGGGATTGAAGGGATTAAAACCCTCACATCCCAAAGTCGAGAAGGGGTGAGTTCGATTACCCTCCAGTTTAACCTCGATCGCGATATTGATTTGGCCGCCCAAGACGTGCGATCGCGAGTCGATCGGGCCGTGCGTCAACTTCCCGAGGATGTCGATACTCCCCAAGTCACTAAACAAGAAGGGGACGTTTCTCCCATCGTGTGGTTTGCCTTATTTGGGGAAAATTACACCTCCCTCGAATTAAGTGACTATGCCGAACAGTTTATTACAGACAATATGGAAACTGTTCCTGGTGTCAGTAACATCTTTATCGGGGGTCAACGGCGCTATGCGATGCGATTATGGATCGACCCGGTGAAGTTGGCAGCGCGGAATTTGACGGTTTTGGATATTGAACGTGCCTTACGTCAAGAAAACTTAGAAATTCCCGGGGGTTTAGTCGAGGGAGAACAATCGGAATATTCGGTACGGGTTCTGGGGAGATTGCAAACGCCGTTGGAATATGAAGACTTAATTATTCAGCGCAATCCTGATGGGACGCAAATTCGATTTAAAGATGTGGGACGGGCGGAAATTGGTGCAGAAAGCGATCGCTCGTTCGTTCGGTTTAAGGGCATTCCGGCAGTTTCTCTAGGGGTAGTAAAGCTCTCTAGTGCCAATACCATTGAAGTGGCTCGCGCTGCCAAAGCAAAAATGGAGGAACTCTCCAAAAATTTCCCCGAAGGGTTAAATTATCAGGTAGCTTTTGATACTTCGGAATTTGTAGAACTCGCCATTGATGAAGTGTGGATTTCCCTTTTTCTGGGAACATTGTTGGTTATTCTGATTATCTTTGTTTTCCTACGGGACTGGCGATCGACGTTAATTCCTGCCGTCACCATTCCCATTTCCTTGATCGGTGCATTTGCCATCATGTTTATTCTCGGGTATTCTATTAATACCCTGACTTTATTTTCTTTGACCTTAGCGACTGGGTTAGTCGTGGATGATACGATTGTTGTCCTCGAAAATATTGTCCGGTATATTCAAGAGAAAAACATGAAACCCTACCAAGCCGCAATACTGGGGGTGGGTGAGGTTGTATTTGCCGTGATTGCCACCACCGTGGTGTTAATTGCTGTGTTTATGCCCGTCGGTTTTTCTGGGGGAAATACCGGGCGGTTATTTACCGAATTTGCCCTCACTCTCGCTGGGTCGGTGGTAATTTCTTCTTTTGTTGCCTTGACCTTAGCACCGGCATTATCTGCCCGCATTTTAAAGCGAGATGCAGAAATGAAAGGCGGAATATTTGCGATTATCGAATTCTTTTTTGATCGCATGGAACGGTTATATCGGTGGTCTTTGCGAAAAATCATGCCCTTTAAAGCGATTGTTGTAATTGCCTTTATCGGGTCCTTAGCTTTAACCGTTTTCTTATTTAATCAAGTCCCTAAAGAATTCATTCCCACCGATGACCGAGGGGCAATTTTTACGATTGTTCGAGGTCCGCAAGGGGTGACGATTAATTACACCGATAATGTGATGCAGCAGGTGGAAGAGGCGTATAGTAAAATCCCGGAAGTTAGAAGTTATTTAACCATTGGTGCATTTGGTCGGGGGACTCCCGGTCAAGTGAATCAGGGATTTGCCTTTGTTCGCCTCCAACCTTGGGCGGAACGAACCGAAGAGGGTCAGTCTCAACAAGACATTATTGGTCGCTTATTCGGGCAGTTTTCCCAGATTACAGATGCGGTCGTTTTACCCATTAATCCCCCTTCTTTACCGGGCGCTGGGTTTAGTCAACCTGTAGAATTCGTGTTGCAAGGCAGTGATTTAGAGGAACTGGCTCGGGTTTCAGAAGAATTGGCAAATAAAGCCAATGAATTGCCGGAATTAATGAACGTTGACACCGATTTAACCCTGACTAAACCGGAACTATTAATTACCATTGATCGCGCACAAGCAGCGAATTTAGGTATTTCGGTCCAGGATATTTCCCGAACCTTACAAATTATGTTTGGGGGACAGCAGATTACCAATTTTAACCGAGGAAACCGCCGGTATGATGTCATGGTCCAATCGGAAAAAGAATTCCGTTCTTCTCCCCAAGATATCGAACAAACCTATATTCGCACACAGTCTGGGCAGTCTGTTCCGCTCAGTAGTGTAGTGACGGTTAGTCCTTCAACGACACCCCCGCAAATTAACCACTATAATCGCTATCGTGCGGCGACAATTTCGGGTTCTCCCGCCCAAGGATTTACCTTGGGAGATGCCTTGAATGCCTTAGAAAATTTAGCTCCTTCCGTTATTCCTGCTGATATGCGAGTGACTCTCTCGGGTCAGTCTTTGGAATATCGAGAATCTGGACAATCGACCCTATTTATCTTCGGGTTATCCCTGGTCTTTATTTTCTTGGTGTTAGCGGCTCAGTTTGAAAGCTACATTGACCCAATCATCATTCTTTTGGCTGTTCCTTTGTCCCTTTTGGGGGCATTTTCCGCGTTGTTAATGGCGGGGCTAGATTTAAACATTTACAGTCAAATTGGGTTAATCATGCTGATTGGCTTGGCAACGAAAAACTCAATTTTGATTGTGGAATTTGCCAATCAGCGTCGGGAAGAAGGACTCTCGATTACCAAGGCGGCGATCGATTCGGCAAGGGTGAGATTTCGTCCCATTTTGATGACCGCTTTTTCTACCATTTTCGGATTGTTACCCCTAGCATTTGCCACGGGGGCGGGGGCAGCGGCCCGGGTGGCGATCGGGATGTCCGTTGTTGGCGGAATGTTTGTTTCTACGGTATTAAGTTTGTATGTCATTCCGGTGTTTTATACTATTGCCATGAAAGCGCAATATCGGTTAATGCACAAAGGACATGATGAAACAGAAAACACGGTTTTGACAGAAACTATAGAACAGGAGTCGTTTTCCAATGGGAATGGTAAGACTACCCAAACCTTGAGAAAAGTAGAACAAGGCGATCGCGAAAATCTCCCCTCGGGACGACGCTAAGTCAATTGGAAGTTACGTCTCGACCCGATGTAACTTCCAATTGACTCTAATTTCCTCTGCCCCCTCTAAACTTTAAGCAAACAATAATTAGTTTCCCCTTGCCGGGTTACCGGGAATTACAATATACTAAATTAGCTTGTACCTATCGTTAAAACCACAGCCCTAAAAATGGCCCGAGATGAGTTATTACAAATTCGGATCAGTACCCAAGAAAAAGAGCGTCTGCAATTAGAAGCAGAGCGACGTGGGGTATCCATGTCTGAAGTCATTCGTGACTATATCAAACGTTTGCCTAAATCAAAAAAAGAAGAGTAATTCCGCCGGTAAACTTCATTCAGGACCCCAAGGGTCTCATCCCAACCCGGCCTGAATTTCCCTCACTCGGGAATGACAGTCTTTTTGATATGGTATCTATAGTGACTTGATTGATGTCCTCGACGGAAAGAGATAGAATATGTCTACCCCCCAAATTGCCCCTTATGGTTCCTGGAAATCCCCGATTACCTCTTCGGCGATCGTCGCTGGCAGTATTGGACTCGGGCAAATTTTTTGGGACAATCAAACCCTGTATTGGTTGGAAATGCGACCCCAAGAAGCAGGCAGAAATGTTCTCGTGTCGCGATCGCCTCAAGGAGAAATCCAGGATATCGTCCCGGCACCCTTCAACGTTCGCACCCGCGTTTGTGAATATGGCGGCGGTGCTTTTACCGTCAGCAATGGCACCGTTTATTTCTCCAACTTCAGCGACTCGCGCCTCTACCGTCAATCCCAGGGAGAAGAACCGCAACCCCTCACGCCCGAAGCGAATATGCGCTATGCCGATTTTACCGTCGATACGCCCCGGGGACGCTTAATTTCGGTGCGAGAAGACCATACCAGCGCGGGAGAACCCGTCACCAGTTTAGTCAGCATTAACTTAGCAGAGGGTGCAGATATCCGCGTCTTAGTCGCCGGAGAAGACTTTTATGCCACTCCCCGCCTCAGTCCCGATGGCAAATATCTCTGTTGGTTAAGTTGGAATCATCCCAATATGCCTTGGGATGGCACCGAACTGTGGATCGCCCAAATCAACCCTGATGCTTCTCTCGGCGAAACCCAACAAGTCGCCGGAGGCGTGGATGAGTCAATTTTTCAACCCCAATGGTCGCCGGATGGTACTCTGTATTTTGTCTCGGATCGCTCAGGATGGTGGAATCTCTACCGATCGCACCCCACCACCGGCAAAATTGAACCCGTCTGCGAAATGGCGGCAGAATTTGGACTCCCCCAGTGGGTGTTTGGGATGTCTACTTATGGATTTGCCAGCAGCAGTCACCTAATCTGCACCTACACCCAATCCGGAATCTGGCATTTAGGCAGTATTAACCTAACAACCGGCATTCTCCAGGAAATCGAAACGCCCTACACCTCCTTTAGTTCCCTGCAAGTCAACGGCGATCGCGTGGCATTCATCGGCGGTTCCCCCACCGAACCCACGGCGATCGCGCAATACCATCTCGACAGCAGCGAACTGCAAATCATCCGCAAATCCACCACCTTAACCGTCGATCGCGCCTACCTCTCCCAACCCCAACCCGTAGAATTTCCCACCGAAAACGGATTAACCGCATACGGCATCTTTTATCCGCCCAATAATCAGGATTACATGGCCCCCGAAGGTGAATTACCGCCCCTGTTAGTCAAAAGTCATGGCGGACCCACTTCCTCCGCCAGCAGCAGTCTCAGTTT
It encodes:
- a CDS encoding glycosyltransferase family 61 protein, whose product is MKSYIKSFLQKIQKSYTPQGFYPTIGDWWNQLSDRQRKSNGLIQNIYPPQTLCRQAPKTIDAELYWKFTLDYGTLSRPAYLASVEGGRFCQGVAVITPDNYLLSDASIYMRIDPNKPEKHPIFHQEIPSPTYLDKTVAVLSSAGANTFFHWIVDVLPRYALLRRSPDWFEDIDYFIVNDLAHAFQRDSLNLLNIPQEKIITAADYPHLQAKRLLVPSFVRHQTCNIGNWVFDFLRQELVPQSILDSDDSQKTRRLYISRNKASSRRLLNEEVIFDRLQPKGFEKVFLEDYSLSEQIELFATANCVVAPHGAGLTNLIFCPKNTKVLEIYSPNYVSVSYWNISNQVGLDYYYLFGSGERPKPFEDPHLRLEDIQVNIPEFEAMLKQMQLE
- a CDS encoding PadR family transcriptional regulator, which encodes MLELSALGLLQRHPLHGYRLKQELELFMSSCMSVNYGAIYPLLKRLEERGYIAAIARESGDAGPSRTIYGITPSGCDRWRQKMLEHPQDSWVKSRARFAIKCFFFSDLEPEARLELMEHRLVLCRARYKSFSEKPLPEDSYQVAVWNRHLDVLKSEIKWVQEQIAIEVQQSGHGDRGKAKGGANHLGDR
- a CDS encoding efflux RND transporter periplasmic adaptor subunit; the encoded protein is MKSTNPSNGELETKEPVNSVPPESELEQQQDKPLRGKKRRFKWSSRRGRSLASALFFLILVAGGGAGWYFWQWRQTAMASSEQQGAPQRPQGVAVRLATVEMTTLRETSEFVGTLEAQQAAVVRPEMAGRVSQINVKAGDKVSRGDIIARIDTREIEARLRQAQAAQARAQSRVAELQAGTRPEEIAQGEARLAAAEARLAEVLAGTRPEEIAQAQARLRQAEARLAQLRAGTRPEEIAQAEARLQQAKSGLESLRAGSRGDEIAQAQAQIADAQARVELTTERVERNRELADQGAISRDRFDEVVTESRRAQADLQRFRQRVEELEKQRQEDIIGAELQVTEAEQALAQQQRGARPEEIAQAQAEVAEAQQLLNQRENGARPEEIARAEAEVEETRQELRQLENGTRPEEIDQAQAQVAEAIAQVRALEVQLQDANVVAPFEGIVGDIPAKVGDVVSIGQELTTLTQNDALELRLSIPLERGADLKLGMPVEITDANGQPLSVGKVSFVSPTVNSDSQTILAKASFANQGQLRDRQFVRAKLVWDERNNRIVVPTTAITFQGEERFIFVARGEDPVTAERVAVTLGLVQGDRAEVIEGLANGDRIVISGLQRLSDGDQIRPLVDEPPSANPESSPKAAPSP
- a CDS encoding efflux RND transporter permease subunit, producing MFTTFFVKRPVFASVCSLLIIIIGLVGYTRLPVQEFPSIDPPVVTVSTVYPGASPLVVETEVTEILEGQLNGIEGIKTLTSQSREGVSSITLQFNLDRDIDLAAQDVRSRVDRAVRQLPEDVDTPQVTKQEGDVSPIVWFALFGENYTSLELSDYAEQFITDNMETVPGVSNIFIGGQRRYAMRLWIDPVKLAARNLTVLDIERALRQENLEIPGGLVEGEQSEYSVRVLGRLQTPLEYEDLIIQRNPDGTQIRFKDVGRAEIGAESDRSFVRFKGIPAVSLGVVKLSSANTIEVARAAKAKMEELSKNFPEGLNYQVAFDTSEFVELAIDEVWISLFLGTLLVILIIFVFLRDWRSTLIPAVTIPISLIGAFAIMFILGYSINTLTLFSLTLATGLVVDDTIVVLENIVRYIQEKNMKPYQAAILGVGEVVFAVIATTVVLIAVFMPVGFSGGNTGRLFTEFALTLAGSVVISSFVALTLAPALSARILKRDAEMKGGIFAIIEFFFDRMERLYRWSLRKIMPFKAIVVIAFIGSLALTVFLFNQVPKEFIPTDDRGAIFTIVRGPQGVTINYTDNVMQQVEEAYSKIPEVRSYLTIGAFGRGTPGQVNQGFAFVRLQPWAERTEEGQSQQDIIGRLFGQFSQITDAVVLPINPPSLPGAGFSQPVEFVLQGSDLEELARVSEELANKANELPELMNVDTDLTLTKPELLITIDRAQAANLGISVQDISRTLQIMFGGQQITNFNRGNRRYDVMVQSEKEFRSSPQDIEQTYIRTQSGQSVPLSSVVTVSPSTTPPQINHYNRYRAATISGSPAQGFTLGDALNALENLAPSVIPADMRVTLSGQSLEYRESGQSTLFIFGLSLVFIFLVLAAQFESYIDPIIILLAVPLSLLGAFSALLMAGLDLNIYSQIGLIMLIGLATKNSILIVEFANQRREEGLSITKAAIDSARVRFRPILMTAFSTIFGLLPLAFATGAGAAARVAIGMSVVGGMFVSTVLSLYVIPVFYTIAMKAQYRLMHKGHDETENTVLTETIEQESFSNGNGKTTQTLRKVEQGDRENLPSGRR
- a CDS encoding ribbon-helix-helix protein, CopG family; this translates as MARDELLQIRISTQEKERLQLEAERRGVSMSEVIRDYIKRLPKSKKEE
- a CDS encoding S9 family peptidase, with protein sequence MSTPQIAPYGSWKSPITSSAIVAGSIGLGQIFWDNQTLYWLEMRPQEAGRNVLVSRSPQGEIQDIVPAPFNVRTRVCEYGGGAFTVSNGTVYFSNFSDSRLYRQSQGEEPQPLTPEANMRYADFTVDTPRGRLISVREDHTSAGEPVTSLVSINLAEGADIRVLVAGEDFYATPRLSPDGKYLCWLSWNHPNMPWDGTELWIAQINPDASLGETQQVAGGVDESIFQPQWSPDGTLYFVSDRSGWWNLYRSHPTTGKIEPVCEMAAEFGLPQWVFGMSTYGFASSSHLICTYTQSGIWHLGSINLTTGILQEIETPYTSFSSLQVNGDRVAFIGGSPTEPTAIAQYHLDSSELQIIRKSTTLTVDRAYLSQPQPVEFPTENGLTAYGIFYPPNNQDYMAPEGELPPLLVKSHGGPTSSASSSLSLSIQYWTSRGFAVLDVNYGGSSGYGREYRQRLENRWGIVDVDDCANGAKYLGEQGWVDSNRLAIAGGSAGGYTTLCALTYRDVFKAGASYYGVSDLEALAKETHKFESRYLDKLIGPYPEAKQIYIERSPIHACDRISCPVIFFQGLEDQIVPPNQAEAMVNALKQKGIPVAYLPFEGEQHGFRRSENIQRALDGEFYFYSRIFGFEPAEKLEPVPIDNF